Proteins found in one Pectobacterium atrosepticum genomic segment:
- the mnmE gene encoding tRNA uridine-5-carboxymethylaminomethyl(34) synthesis GTPase MnmE, which produces MSNTDTIVAQATPPGRGGVGILRVSGQAAAEVAHAVLGKLPKPRHADYLPFRDTNGTTLDQGIALWFPGPNSFTGEDVLELQGHGGPVILDLLLQRILTLPNVRIARPGEFSERAFLNDKLDLAQAEAIADLIDASSEQAARSALNSLQGVFSTRINQLVEALTHLRIYVEAAIDFPDEEIDFLSDGKIEAQLNGVMADLDAVRTEAHQGSLLREGMKVVIAGRPNAGKSSLLNALAGREAAIVTAIAGTTRDVLREHIHIDGMPLHIIDTAGLRDASDEVERIGIERAWQEIEQADRVLFMVDGTTTQATEPEQIWPEFMARLPKTLPITVVRNKADVTGETLGIADVNTHSLIRLSARTGEGVDTLRDHLKQSMGFTSNTEGGFLARRRHLQALELAAQHLIQGKEQLVSAYAGELLAEELRLAQQSLSEITGEFTSDDLLGRIFSSFCIGK; this is translated from the coding sequence ATGAGCAATACCGATACCATCGTCGCCCAAGCCACGCCACCGGGACGCGGAGGTGTGGGTATTTTACGTGTTTCAGGCCAGGCGGCTGCAGAGGTGGCACATGCTGTTCTGGGTAAGCTTCCCAAGCCTCGTCACGCCGATTATCTGCCGTTCCGTGATACTAACGGTACCACGCTCGATCAGGGCATCGCCCTCTGGTTTCCAGGCCCGAACTCCTTTACCGGTGAAGACGTGCTGGAGCTTCAAGGTCACGGCGGTCCGGTTATTCTTGATTTGCTCCTGCAACGCATTCTGACGCTGCCCAATGTGCGCATTGCGCGTCCCGGTGAATTCTCTGAACGCGCCTTCCTAAACGACAAACTCGATCTCGCGCAGGCGGAGGCCATCGCCGATCTGATTGACGCCAGCTCGGAACAGGCTGCTCGCTCAGCGCTGAACTCTCTGCAAGGCGTATTTTCTACCCGTATAAATCAGTTAGTGGAAGCACTTACTCACCTGCGAATCTACGTCGAGGCTGCCATCGACTTCCCGGATGAAGAGATCGACTTTCTCTCCGATGGCAAAATTGAAGCACAGTTAAATGGCGTGATGGCCGATCTGGATGCCGTCAGAACCGAAGCGCATCAGGGTAGCTTGTTGCGTGAAGGGATGAAGGTCGTGATTGCGGGTCGTCCTAATGCGGGTAAATCTAGTTTACTCAATGCGTTAGCAGGTCGTGAAGCCGCCATTGTCACCGCTATCGCGGGAACCACGCGCGACGTATTACGTGAACACATTCATATTGATGGCATGCCGCTGCATATCATCGACACCGCCGGACTGCGCGATGCTAGCGACGAAGTAGAGCGCATTGGTATTGAGCGTGCCTGGCAGGAAATCGAACAGGCCGATCGCGTGCTGTTCATGGTGGATGGCACCACGACGCAGGCGACCGAGCCTGAGCAGATCTGGCCCGAATTTATGGCACGCCTGCCAAAAACACTGCCGATTACCGTGGTACGTAACAAAGCTGACGTGACTGGCGAAACGCTTGGTATCGCAGATGTGAATACTCACTCACTTATCCGTCTTTCCGCTCGTACGGGTGAAGGTGTGGACACGCTGCGCGATCACCTCAAGCAAAGCATGGGGTTTACCAGCAACACAGAAGGCGGTTTTCTGGCACGACGCCGTCATCTGCAAGCACTGGAATTGGCAGCACAGCATCTGATTCAGGGTAAAGAGCAGTTGGTGAGCGCCTACGCAGGCGAACTGCTGGCGGAAGAACTGCGGCTGGCACAACAGTCCCTGAGTGAAATCACCGGCGAGTTCACCTCCGACGACCTGCTAGGCCGTATCTTTTCGAGTTTTTGTATTGGTAAGTGA
- a CDS encoding HNH endonuclease — protein MEEIRRSELVKKRMSIYFNKNKSDEIFFIEAMEFLNENFSWKKTSLVSQGNKPRFRMMQNNGIKTTLIPCRKKLEIHVQKKEIKGINNLTHFGFKTKTYKSATGIPCDYMVLNIDSLEKIHNLKKIKTNGVFLPIGKKHSNKENTFPTEIEKKEYLIDVNSLTDTEKEAIIKIRVGQGKFRDSLIKKWGECQLTGCAHLALLKASHIKPWKDSDNIERLDVNNGLLLTPLYDELFDKGFISFDKEGVMQVSDEIEPLMKILTGMSISKNITISREQEKYMKHHRNKVYKGNNKKAITN, from the coding sequence ATGGAAGAAATACGGCGCAGTGAACTTGTAAAAAAAAGAATGAGTATCTATTTCAATAAAAACAAATCAGATGAGATTTTTTTCATTGAAGCGATGGAGTTCTTAAATGAAAACTTCAGTTGGAAAAAGACGAGTTTAGTTAGTCAAGGAAATAAACCAAGATTCAGAATGATGCAAAATAATGGAATAAAAACAACCTTAATTCCATGCAGAAAAAAACTAGAAATACATGTACAAAAAAAAGAAATAAAAGGCATAAACAACCTTACTCACTTTGGTTTTAAAACAAAAACATACAAAAGCGCAACAGGTATTCCTTGTGATTACATGGTGCTTAATATAGATTCATTGGAAAAAATCCATAACCTAAAAAAAATAAAAACAAATGGAGTATTCTTACCAATTGGAAAAAAACATTCTAATAAAGAAAATACTTTCCCAACAGAAATTGAAAAAAAAGAATATTTGATTGATGTAAACAGTTTAACCGACACAGAAAAAGAAGCAATAATTAAAATAAGAGTTGGACAAGGAAAATTCAGAGACAGCTTGATAAAAAAATGGGGGGAATGTCAATTAACTGGATGCGCTCATCTGGCATTACTGAAAGCATCTCATATAAAGCCATGGAAAGATTCAGATAATATAGAGAGGCTGGATGTAAACAATGGCTTGCTGTTGACCCCACTGTATGATGAATTATTTGATAAAGGTTTTATCTCTTTTGATAAAGAAGGCGTAATGCAAGTCTCTGATGAGATAGAGCCACTTATGAAAATCCTCACAGGAATGTCAATTTCAAAAAATATAACTATATCAAGAGAACAAGAAAAGTATATGAAGCACCACCGAAATAAAGTGTATAAAGGAAATAATAAAAAAGCCATTACGAATTAA
- a CDS encoding SDR family oxidoreductase encodes MIAITGASGQLGRLVIAQLLEKVPASDIVALVRDVNKVADLSAKGVQVKAADYNQPEALAFALQGVDKVLLISSSEVGQRAAQHRNVIEAAVKAGVKLVAYTSLLHADKSPLALAEEHRQTEALLKDSGLPHVLLRNGWYTENYAASIPAALEHGVFIGSAGEGKITSATREDFAAAAVAVLTQEGQAGKVYELAGDEPYTLVELAAEISKQSGKSIGYQNLSGAEFTAALVSAGLPDVFAQIIADSDVGASKGGLFDGGKHLSQLIGRPTTPLSAVVKATLK; translated from the coding sequence ATGATTGCGATTACTGGTGCATCTGGCCAACTGGGCCGTTTAGTCATAGCACAACTGTTAGAGAAGGTTCCGGCGAGCGATATCGTGGCGCTGGTGCGTGATGTGAATAAAGTTGCCGATCTGTCTGCAAAAGGCGTGCAGGTTAAAGCGGCGGATTACAATCAACCTGAGGCGCTGGCTTTTGCTCTGCAAGGTGTGGATAAGGTGCTGTTGATCTCTTCAAGTGAGGTAGGTCAACGTGCGGCACAACACCGTAATGTGATTGAAGCCGCGGTGAAAGCTGGAGTTAAACTGGTAGCGTACACCAGCTTGCTGCACGCGGATAAATCACCTTTGGCGCTGGCGGAAGAACATCGCCAAACGGAAGCGTTGCTGAAAGACTCTGGTTTACCACATGTCCTGCTGCGCAACGGCTGGTATACCGAAAACTATGCAGCCAGCATCCCTGCTGCGTTGGAACACGGTGTGTTTATCGGTAGCGCAGGTGAAGGAAAAATTACTTCTGCCACCCGTGAAGACTTCGCTGCTGCCGCAGTAGCGGTACTGACGCAGGAAGGACAGGCTGGCAAGGTTTATGAACTGGCCGGTGACGAGCCTTACACGCTGGTAGAGTTGGCGGCTGAGATTAGCAAACAGTCTGGTAAATCTATCGGTTATCAAAACCTGTCTGGAGCCGAATTCACTGCCGCGCTGGTTTCTGCCGGTCTACCTGATGTTTTCGCGCAAATTATCGCGGATTCAGACGTCGGTGCATCCAAAGGCGGTCTGTTTGATGGTGGTAAACATCTGAGCCAACTGATTGGTCGCCCAACGACGCCGTTATCAGCCGTAGTGAAAGCGACGCTGAAATAA
- a CDS encoding transcriptional regulator has protein sequence MSQPKTPIDLLPPILPTGDVLAEKCPSRQILNHVTSRWGVLILIALLDDTHRFSQLRRRIGGVSERMLAQTLQWLESDGFVLRTAYPVVPPHVEYSLTPSGKEVGERVKELAVWIEGNLGDILASQQSREEQSAKQLAS, from the coding sequence GTGAGTCAACCCAAAACGCCCATAGATTTGTTACCGCCCATACTGCCAACCGGCGATGTCTTAGCCGAGAAATGCCCGTCTCGCCAGATACTTAACCACGTGACCAGCCGCTGGGGTGTACTGATCCTGATTGCATTACTTGATGATACACATCGCTTCAGTCAACTGCGTCGGCGGATTGGCGGCGTGAGCGAACGCATGCTGGCGCAGACCCTGCAATGGCTGGAAAGTGATGGTTTTGTCCTGCGAACAGCCTATCCGGTTGTCCCGCCGCATGTTGAATACAGCCTGACGCCATCAGGCAAAGAGGTTGGCGAGCGGGTGAAAGAGCTGGCGGTGTGGATTGAAGGGAATCTGGGTGACATTCTGGCGTCACAACAATCACGTGAAGAACAGTCAGCTAAACAACTCGCCTCCTGA
- the pgaD gene encoding poly-beta-1,6-N-acetyl-D-glucosamine biosynthesis protein PgaD: protein MHSPLIISERRWFPLFIDSFLTLCGWGIFIWLFSEVFIGTFLDSYVSDRSFSTSEGWTISIHLCIFLVNASLLIAWGKLEQYRYRSRKEQRTRGDALDAKRVARSFSLSDGFVQELNRNKIQRVWHNEHGRMIGIDNLSS from the coding sequence ATGCATTCACCTTTAATCATTTCTGAAAGACGTTGGTTTCCACTCTTTATCGATTCTTTCCTGACGTTATGTGGATGGGGAATATTTATTTGGTTATTTTCCGAGGTGTTTATCGGTACGTTTTTGGATAGCTACGTTTCCGATCGGTCTTTCTCTACATCAGAGGGTTGGACTATATCGATACATTTATGCATATTCCTGGTAAACGCGTCGCTCTTAATTGCCTGGGGAAAACTGGAACAATATCGCTATCGTTCCAGAAAAGAACAAAGGACGCGTGGTGATGCGCTAGATGCCAAACGCGTTGCCAGAAGTTTTTCTTTATCCGATGGGTTCGTTCAGGAATTGAATCGCAATAAGATCCAGCGTGTTTGGCATAATGAGCATGGAAGAATGATCGGTATCGACAACTTATCGTCGTGA
- a CDS encoding poly-beta-1,6 N-acetyl-D-glucosamine synthase — protein sequence MIERILASLILCLMLGIPFGMMFSFTGDVVLNFTFFWPLFMSGLWITGGLYFWFHYERHWRWGDGVIPDEPTGRPLVSILIPCYNEGPNVRETIEAALAQRYTHIEVIAVNDGSNDDTGDELNRLAEQYDKLRVIHLAHNQGKALALQAACAAAKSDLLVCIDGDALLDPDAVAYLINPLINNPRVGAVTGNPRIRTRSTLIGRIQVGEFSSIIGLIKRTQRVHGKVFTVSGVIAAFRRSALAEVGYWSPDMITEDIDISWKLQLRHWTIFFEPRALCWILMPEKLSGLWKQRLRWAQGGAEVFLKNFRHLWSWRYRRMWPLFLEYSISILWAFTYAVSVLLYLLGFLIELPEEIRVETLFPPAFTGMMIGVVCLIQFAVSMLIERRYEKDIGKYLFWVIWYPMVYWTLSLFTSLVSFPKVMLRSRKKRARWESPDRGIERG from the coding sequence ATGATCGAGAGAATTTTAGCGTCCTTAATATTATGTCTGATGCTCGGCATCCCTTTTGGCATGATGTTCTCCTTTACGGGGGATGTCGTTCTCAACTTTACCTTTTTCTGGCCTTTGTTTATGTCTGGGCTATGGATAACGGGAGGACTGTATTTCTGGTTTCACTACGAACGGCATTGGCGTTGGGGAGACGGGGTGATACCCGATGAGCCAACCGGACGCCCGTTAGTGTCAATCCTGATCCCTTGCTATAACGAAGGGCCTAATGTGCGCGAAACCATTGAGGCGGCATTAGCACAACGTTATACCCATATTGAAGTCATTGCTGTGAATGATGGTTCCAATGATGATACGGGAGACGAGCTCAATCGGTTGGCGGAGCAATATGACAAACTTAGAGTCATTCATCTTGCGCATAATCAGGGCAAAGCGTTGGCGCTTCAAGCGGCATGTGCGGCGGCCAAGAGCGATCTGCTGGTGTGTATTGATGGTGATGCGCTTCTCGATCCCGATGCTGTCGCCTATTTGATCAATCCATTGATCAATAATCCGCGGGTCGGTGCAGTAACGGGAAACCCAAGGATAAGAACGCGCTCGACGCTGATTGGTCGCATTCAGGTAGGTGAATTCTCCTCAATTATTGGTTTGATCAAACGCACACAGCGGGTTCATGGCAAAGTTTTCACGGTTTCTGGCGTCATTGCCGCTTTTCGTCGCAGTGCGCTAGCAGAGGTTGGCTACTGGAGCCCCGATATGATCACGGAAGATATCGATATTAGCTGGAAGCTTCAATTGCGCCATTGGACGATATTTTTTGAGCCACGAGCACTGTGTTGGATTTTGATGCCGGAAAAGCTCTCTGGCTTGTGGAAGCAGCGGCTACGTTGGGCGCAAGGCGGTGCTGAGGTCTTTTTAAAAAACTTCCGTCATTTATGGTCATGGCGCTATCGCCGAATGTGGCCCTTGTTCCTCGAATATTCTATTTCGATATTATGGGCCTTCACCTATGCCGTAAGCGTCTTACTGTATTTATTAGGTTTTTTAATAGAACTGCCTGAGGAGATTCGGGTGGAAACGCTCTTTCCTCCCGCGTTTACCGGCATGATGATAGGGGTTGTCTGTTTAATCCAGTTTGCAGTCAGTATGTTGATTGAACGACGTTATGAGAAAGATATTGGTAAATATCTGTTCTGGGTTATCTGGTATCCCATGGTGTATTGGACATTGAGCCTCTTTACCAGCCTAGTCAGTTTTCCAAAGGTCATGCTGCGTTCCCGCAAAAAGCGAGCGCGTTGGGAAAGTCCAGATCGTGGTATTGAAAGAGGATAA
- the pgaB gene encoding poly-beta-1,6-N-acetyl-D-glucosamine N-deacetylase PgaB, giving the protein MLFIRLRNFVMMLGVLMITACAHPVDVKYLSPADRPILVKEQPWKTNQYIVIAYHDVADEGADQRFMAVRTSALNEHFAWLRENGYHPISVDDILAAGSGGKPLPDRAVLLTFDDGYSSFYHRVYPLLKAYGWPAVLAPVGRWLDTPENQPVDFSGVQLPRNHFLTWQQVSEMAQSGLIEIGAHTYDLHKGILANPQGNMEPAASTRLYFPEDKRYETRDEYRQRFAHDTDLITKRIVDATGKKPRVWVWPYGAVGGDALSIVKQRGYQLALTLGSGPASTDSPYNVPRILINNNPDVQRFALMVSHAREPETIRVAHIDLDYVYDADKTQQSRNMDVLIQRIADLRINTVYLQAFSDPNGDGNIESLYFPNRWMPVREDLFNHVAWQLASRAKVRVYAWMPVLAFDMDDKTLPFVERIDSESGQRSVSRSQYRRLSLWDAEARRRVTDIYEDLSAYTMFNGILFHDDAVLADDEDAGHLAMQAYQKAGFPNAIASIRRDPQLTARWMRFKSKALTDFTLELAARVHEIRGPQVQTARNIFALPIIEPESEAWFSQNLDDFLAAYDWVAPMAMPLMENVASKDSNAWLQKLVQEVARRPGALDKTVFELQARDWRVPGEPWLDTEQLAEWMRVLQLNGAKSYGYYPDDFLNNTPELEGIRPMISSEWYPLP; this is encoded by the coding sequence ATGTTATTCATACGATTACGAAATTTTGTGATGATGCTGGGGGTTTTAATGATCACTGCCTGCGCACATCCCGTTGACGTGAAATATCTCTCTCCAGCAGACCGTCCTATTTTGGTCAAGGAGCAACCGTGGAAAACCAATCAATATATTGTTATTGCCTATCACGATGTTGCCGATGAGGGTGCCGATCAACGTTTTATGGCGGTACGCACCAGCGCACTGAATGAACATTTTGCCTGGTTGAGGGAAAACGGTTATCACCCGATATCCGTTGATGACATTCTGGCTGCTGGCTCTGGGGGTAAACCGCTACCGGACAGGGCAGTGTTACTGACATTTGATGATGGTTACAGCAGTTTTTATCATCGCGTTTACCCTCTTCTGAAAGCCTATGGCTGGCCAGCTGTATTGGCACCCGTTGGGCGCTGGCTGGATACGCCAGAAAACCAGCCGGTGGACTTTAGTGGCGTTCAATTACCTCGCAACCATTTCCTTACCTGGCAGCAAGTCAGTGAAATGGCGCAATCTGGCCTGATAGAAATTGGGGCACATACCTATGACTTACATAAAGGGATTCTGGCAAACCCTCAGGGGAATATGGAACCGGCCGCTTCCACTCGCCTTTATTTCCCAGAGGATAAGCGATACGAAACGCGGGATGAGTATCGTCAACGTTTTGCGCATGATACGGACCTCATTACTAAAAGGATCGTTGACGCGACAGGGAAAAAGCCTCGGGTTTGGGTCTGGCCCTATGGTGCTGTGGGTGGGGACGCGCTAAGCATTGTTAAGCAGCGCGGCTATCAACTAGCGCTAACGCTTGGAAGTGGGCCTGCGTCAACTGACTCACCGTATAATGTTCCTCGCATACTGATTAACAATAATCCAGATGTGCAACGGTTCGCACTGATGGTCAGCCATGCCCGAGAACCTGAGACTATACGGGTCGCACATATCGATCTGGATTATGTTTATGACGCCGATAAAACCCAGCAGTCCCGCAATATGGATGTATTAATTCAACGTATTGCCGACTTACGTATTAACACCGTTTATCTTCAGGCTTTCTCCGATCCGAATGGTGATGGCAACATCGAGTCATTGTATTTCCCTAATCGCTGGATGCCTGTTCGAGAGGATTTATTCAATCATGTAGCCTGGCAGTTGGCATCTCGGGCAAAAGTCCGTGTTTACGCATGGATGCCGGTTCTGGCTTTTGATATGGATGATAAGACATTACCGTTCGTAGAGCGGATCGACAGTGAGAGCGGTCAACGTAGTGTCAGCCGTAGCCAATATAGACGTTTATCTCTATGGGATGCGGAAGCCAGAAGACGAGTTACTGATATTTATGAGGATCTTTCTGCTTACACCATGTTCAATGGCATCTTATTCCATGACGATGCCGTACTTGCAGATGATGAAGATGCAGGCCATCTGGCGATGCAAGCCTACCAAAAGGCCGGATTCCCCAACGCGATCGCCAGTATTCGTCGCGACCCCCAACTGACTGCACGCTGGATGCGGTTTAAAAGTAAGGCGTTAACTGACTTTACGCTCGAACTGGCCGCTCGTGTGCATGAGATCCGTGGTCCGCAAGTTCAGACCGCGCGCAACATTTTCGCATTACCGATTATTGAACCGGAAAGTGAAGCATGGTTCTCCCAAAATCTGGATGATTTCCTTGCCGCTTATGATTGGGTTGCCCCCATGGCGATGCCATTGATGGAAAACGTCGCGTCTAAGGACAGCAATGCGTGGTTGCAAAAGCTGGTACAAGAAGTGGCTCGTCGTCCCGGTGCGTTGGATAAAACCGTGTTTGAACTTCAGGCAAGGGATTGGCGTGTTCCAGGAGAACCCTGGTTAGACACCGAGCAATTGGCTGAATGGATGAGGGTGCTGCAACTGAATGGTGCAAAAAGTTACGGTTATTATCCGGATGATTTTCTTAACAATACGCCTGAGTTGGAAGGCATCCGTCCCATGATTTCATCAGAATGGTACCCACTGCCATGA
- the pgaA gene encoding poly-beta-1,6 N-acetyl-D-glucosamine export porin PgaA, translating into MSFVNSHSSRLNPILFNLLKSLVYFSISGGVVAAESRYDTLIINARQGDISAATSWLDGQSRNRVLTAAEVTDWLLVNGWAGKDAEVRRIWETYSPAMSLPDPALRAAAKSYRNLRQWPLSVELWSRVLQRSPRDDDARSGLILTLADAGQTKRALELAESRVKQEPTANHWRELAWVQRIAGKHTDSLFSIIQAMRHAPQDKALFYEYSDILSNNKISAPALTALENGKPYSFHIDETQRQRELGRAAEWVRLAFITSTTENERFVVADRALARYDILMTQWRRLPSAKASYRQARIDRLGALLVRYRMEEVISEYQSLLKEGEIPIYARRWVASAYLYSKQPEKAEQILSAVIQKEPSQHSRVALQGDFFYSILESEKIEQATQLSVQAGEKTPYQKSVYGLPTFIPNDDWIDIKYLRIQSLISHNDLPAAQRLAERLAFSGPGNQDLNLRLAGVYLTRGWPRRAEALLKRAELLEPTFFRLETQQGLTALELQEWRQLEQLTDDTVARYPEDFSVKRLARLRQVHHMAELRVAGTQGLKSDSPAKGMNDTDIDAVLYSPPFADHWRVFSGGAFNQSDFSDGRAINRSIRGGVEFTDRDHWVEAELSHRNFGFGSDIGGRFSYRRDVNDFWRVGLNAERLMRSTPLQALKNGVTANGGGGYVRWRQSERRSWQADLSNGWFSDGNRRQEYGLSGQERIFSSPTLAIDFTPSLSLGSNSKQNTSYYNPQSYVAVLPALAIDHLLYRHYQTEWHQEINVGVGRYWQRGESAGAITTLGYGQRVRWNDVLDMGASVQWDKRPYDGKREQNVSLAFDLNYRF; encoded by the coding sequence ATGAGTTTTGTTAATTCTCATTCAAGCAGACTCAATCCAATATTGTTTAACTTACTTAAATCATTAGTTTATTTTTCCATTTCTGGCGGCGTAGTGGCGGCAGAATCTCGTTACGACACATTAATCATCAACGCCCGGCAGGGCGATATCTCCGCGGCGACGTCATGGCTTGATGGGCAATCCAGAAATCGCGTACTGACCGCTGCCGAGGTGACCGACTGGCTGCTAGTTAACGGTTGGGCGGGAAAGGATGCTGAAGTGAGACGAATTTGGGAAACCTATTCGCCAGCGATGTCATTGCCCGATCCTGCCTTGAGGGCGGCGGCCAAATCCTACCGTAATCTCCGGCAGTGGCCGTTGTCAGTGGAATTATGGAGCCGGGTTTTGCAACGCTCCCCACGGGATGACGATGCACGTAGTGGTTTGATACTCACCCTCGCGGATGCCGGACAGACAAAAAGAGCGCTGGAACTCGCTGAGTCTCGCGTTAAGCAGGAGCCAACGGCAAACCATTGGCGTGAATTAGCGTGGGTGCAACGCATTGCGGGAAAGCATACTGACTCCCTCTTTTCTATCATTCAAGCCATGCGCCATGCGCCACAAGATAAAGCGCTGTTTTATGAATACAGCGACATTCTCTCCAATAATAAAATTAGCGCACCTGCGTTAACAGCCCTGGAAAACGGCAAACCTTACAGCTTCCATATTGATGAAACGCAACGCCAGCGAGAGCTGGGGCGGGCGGCTGAGTGGGTTCGTCTTGCGTTTATCACGTCGACAACGGAAAACGAACGCTTCGTTGTGGCGGATCGCGCGTTGGCACGTTATGACATCTTGATGACTCAATGGCGAAGGCTTCCATCGGCAAAAGCCAGCTATCGTCAGGCTCGAATTGATCGGTTAGGTGCATTGCTTGTTCGCTATCGCATGGAAGAGGTTATTTCGGAATACCAATCACTTCTCAAAGAAGGGGAGATACCCATTTATGCTCGGCGCTGGGTCGCTTCTGCTTATCTTTATTCGAAGCAGCCGGAGAAAGCAGAGCAAATTCTCAGTGCGGTAATACAAAAAGAGCCTTCTCAACACTCTCGGGTAGCGCTGCAAGGCGATTTTTTCTACAGCATTTTGGAGAGTGAGAAAATTGAACAAGCAACACAGTTGTCAGTTCAGGCTGGAGAAAAAACACCTTATCAAAAAAGTGTTTATGGTTTACCAACATTCATACCTAACGACGATTGGATTGACATCAAATACCTGCGTATACAGTCGCTGATTTCCCATAACGACCTTCCGGCTGCGCAACGACTGGCGGAACGTCTGGCCTTTAGTGGGCCGGGAAACCAAGATCTAAACTTACGTTTGGCGGGGGTTTATCTAACCAGAGGGTGGCCACGTCGTGCCGAAGCGTTATTAAAGCGAGCAGAGTTGCTGGAACCGACATTCTTCCGATTGGAAACCCAGCAAGGGCTTACGGCCTTGGAATTGCAGGAATGGCGCCAGCTTGAGCAGTTGACTGACGATACGGTAGCTCGCTATCCGGAAGATTTCTCAGTGAAACGATTAGCGCGTTTGCGCCAGGTACATCACATGGCGGAGCTGCGTGTTGCGGGTACTCAGGGCCTCAAGTCTGACAGTCCTGCCAAGGGAATGAACGACACGGATATTGATGCCGTGCTCTATAGCCCACCCTTTGCCGACCATTGGCGAGTGTTCTCTGGGGGCGCTTTTAATCAAAGTGATTTCAGTGACGGACGCGCCATTAATCGCAGTATTCGCGGCGGTGTGGAATTTACCGACCGTGATCATTGGGTTGAGGCTGAGCTTTCACACCGAAATTTTGGATTTGGCTCTGATATCGGTGGGCGTTTCTCCTATCGGCGTGATGTTAATGATTTTTGGCGTGTCGGCCTTAATGCCGAACGGCTAATGCGCAGCACACCGCTACAGGCACTTAAAAATGGCGTAACGGCGAATGGCGGTGGAGGGTATGTCCGCTGGCGGCAAAGTGAACGGCGTTCATGGCAAGCAGATCTATCGAACGGGTGGTTTTCTGATGGTAACAGACGTCAGGAGTACGGACTGAGTGGGCAAGAACGAATTTTTTCATCACCGACTTTAGCCATAGATTTCACCCCGTCGCTAAGTTTGGGATCAAACAGTAAACAGAACACCTCGTATTACAACCCGCAGAGTTATGTAGCTGTGCTACCCGCTTTAGCCATCGATCACTTGCTTTATCGACATTACCAGACGGAGTGGCATCAAGAGATCAATGTGGGGGTCGGGCGTTACTGGCAAAGAGGCGAGTCCGCTGGGGCTATCACCACGCTCGGGTATGGGCAACGGGTACGGTGGAATGACGTACTGGATATGGGGGCGAGCGTTCAGTGGGATAAGCGGCCTTACGATGGCAAGCGGGAGCAAAATGTGTCGCTGGCTTTCGATTTGAATTATCGATTTTGA
- a CDS encoding WYL domain-containing protein — protein sequence MTKTSVTGSEPVVKGRSWGLERRLQFIDFRLRWNGHINRTDLTSFFGLSIPQASLDIAKYLEIAPYNLVYDRRTKTYTATPTFSAVYPQNSAQRYLAELLAMKTGVLEADASFIESAPEVCWVHIPLNTYNEQVVEVIVRAIREKKAVSICYQSSSSMDHSPRLISPHALGNDGLRWRVRAYCHVKQQFNDFILTRILNIEGSEASTIDPASDYSWHTHVQLMLKPNDELPQAHQRALELEYGMTHGELNLSCRLACLHETLGRFHISLTDENNKQHQPFILINKKDVQAFLGE from the coding sequence ATGACTAAAACTTCAGTGACAGGTTCAGAACCGGTAGTTAAAGGGCGCAGTTGGGGACTGGAACGTCGGCTTCAATTCATCGACTTTCGGTTACGGTGGAATGGGCACATAAATCGTACAGATCTAACGTCTTTTTTTGGGTTATCGATCCCTCAGGCGTCGCTCGACATCGCTAAATATCTTGAGATCGCACCCTATAATCTGGTCTACGATCGACGTACCAAAACTTACACGGCTACGCCAACATTCTCTGCTGTCTACCCACAGAATTCAGCCCAGCGCTATTTAGCAGAATTATTGGCCATGAAGACGGGCGTACTTGAAGCGGATGCCAGTTTCATCGAATCTGCTCCAGAAGTGTGCTGGGTTCATATCCCGCTCAACACCTACAATGAACAGGTTGTTGAGGTCATAGTCAGAGCGATTCGTGAAAAAAAGGCAGTGAGCATCTGCTATCAATCCTCATCATCAATGGATCACTCGCCACGGCTCATTTCCCCACACGCTTTAGGCAATGATGGATTACGGTGGCGAGTACGCGCTTATTGCCATGTTAAGCAGCAGTTTAATGACTTCATTCTTACGCGAATCCTCAACATTGAAGGTAGCGAAGCCTCGACAATCGATCCCGCTAGCGATTATTCATGGCACACCCATGTTCAGTTAATGTTGAAGCCTAATGACGAACTGCCTCAGGCACACCAACGTGCATTGGAATTAGAATATGGTATGACCCATGGCGAGTTGAATTTATCCTGCCGTCTGGCATGTTTACATGAAACCCTCGGACGATTTCACATCAGCCTGACAGATGAAAATAACAAACAACATCAGCCGTTTATATTAATAAATAAGAAAGACGTTCAGGCATTTCTGGGGGAATGA